Part of the Primulina huaijiensis isolate GDHJ02 chromosome 15, ASM1229523v2, whole genome shotgun sequence genome is shown below.
tttttttaaaaaataaagataaataaatgcttttaaaaattttgaaatattttttaaaataataaattacacGATATTATAGGAGTGGACCAACAAGTATACGTaatgaaaatatcaatgatGGCAttgataaaattgaaatatcGATGGAATTGCAAATTTTGTTATtgacaaatataaatattcatTTGTTTAACATTTTCTTTATACTGgatttcaacaaaattatgtctaattttacaaattttggTTCTCTCTTTTCGTGTCTTTTATTCTCGGAAAGCTATAACAGGTACACAGTCGAGCTTCTTTTATGCTAGGAATTTCATATTTCTTCTTGATTTTACAAATTTtgaactttaattaattgtcatcTTTTATGCGCTCAATTTTGCCAATATTGTACGCAATATTTAGGGTTTGGTTCCTCTTTACAGTTATGACTATACTTTAATCACTTAAAAACCGGAATTACTCTAAGCATAGAGGGGctacataaattttaaaattttagtttcgagTTCGAAACATTCATTGGGCGTCGTATGTTATTTAAACATCAAAAAGGTTTTTAGATTGTATACATGTGCGTTTTAAACGCTGGACTCCAAATCAATATGAGATTAGCGGATATGACCTTGTTGTATCTCACTTCGAAAAGATCTTCGTCTTTTGATCGTTCAATTAGGTCCACGATTAGTGATTATGTTCTTTGTTTGGATTGCACTAGTAGTCACAAAAATTTGTGCATTGAGACCGAAACGTCTGAGTTTAAAATATCCAGAGTAGGTGCAGCGTTGCAAGGACGCGGCGGTGATGGAATAGATTGGCAGAAATTTTCTCCTAATTTTCTTGGGATGACCGAGACTTTGCTTGGAAGGGGGGAGGATTTTGGTAAAACATTAGTGCTTGTATTGTGTTCAAAAGCTCGGTTATGTCTTGTGTCCTCTCATGATGTATTTATATGGTGTGATTCCTGATCTCATTAGGAGTCCCTCTCCCATCagaattctttattttcatcaattaaaattaacattttattattatatcatgtatttatcaacttttgataatgtatgatataataatattatatacacataTCTTTATATCTTgatataaaatgtatatatataaacattaataTATTTACACACGCACATTTAATACACGCatagatatattaattaaattaaataaatattattctatttatttaattaacctattagttaattaattctatACCCCTCTAGAATATTTAATGTGAATTTTATACACATTAGTAATCACTTCTAGTAGtaccattatttaatttgtaaattacaaattcactaaataaataattctgaactcattataactctGCTCGACGATATGACAACGCCGATGTATCAAAGATACGAATctcgttcatataatgaaaattgaaaatttcaaaaattaaaatcttcACTGTCCATGTTTGGCAGCTGCCAAttttgtgaactccttcacCAAAACAGACAGTTTCACTCTTCTTCCTCAATTAGCAATTAAGATAAATTTCATTTCTTCTATATtatggaatcaacttataaactcctttataagcattCTGTTTGATCTCTATCAAACTACAGTCGCCAAATTCAACTTCTTTAACTTTGACTATCTTAACGAGAACACAAAattcgatacttgtgtgacccttaatggttcagggatacaactagctgtgagttcacatctctatgtgattcagaataatatttactcttattcgggcttatccTAATTAgcttcattcttttcatcaactccttgatcaagaatctcagaactcatttctgatttcacgcatcagatcatggtaagagcgtctagttgCATCGCCTCATGATCATctaggtatcgctgatagtgcctGTAAGAAATTTAAGTTATAGTTAGCATACAGTACCGCCCCTTCAACTcttatatcccgatcgaatcagcaaccattgatatatcgagagttACATATGAATCCGATtatgatgtgatgtatctttaaGTAATAATAGTGCCATGGTATGTGAAACTAGGAAAACACTTTTCCTTAAAACatatttcttgctctggccagagacttcttgtattattaactcatcagatgacatatgatatcttcactCGTAGACAAATGGtaaatccctgactacaatgtatttgttcctacgtatttcgaaactaacCCAACATCGCTATCTGATGATCATCaatagagtcggtaaacagatcaaagtgcatgctagtatgtAGAACCTCTACATTGTTTCGGGTCAaatgactaatgatgtacaaccataaccgcggACTATTCAACTCAATGCATGAGAACCACTTAAACAGtctgagggagggttgttcaataaatcatcaaatgatcacacATCTGTATGAATGAACATCTTAATTCTCTTACTAATGAAACATAGCGTTTACATCGcatatgctagtctcaaactcaagcCACATTTACCCTTATTTTAGACTGCTGATTCGACTAAGAACATGTTCAGAATACAtgatacacttcctaatgagtttcatgatattaCTCTGCACTACAGatctcatggtacctattatatattcaaagactttatctatgcagtttGCATGAGTAaacaaataaagtaaatgtcataattggttaaaacgataaaatattattaaaataaagatcattTTTACATTAGAGTCGATAAAACTCAAACCACAAGTTGTCTCGCTAGACACTTACTCTAACATATCCGACAATGTGAGGTGCCATAGTTTTGGCATGTAAAActcaaataattcaaaatcacaaaaatacaTAAATAGAACATACCGATTCACGCGGATTGTCTTCTAAGTATCTAgcttttctaaaaatatttatataatagatcgacaaaatatacataaacataaTTTGTACTAatcaaaaaataacaaaatatgcaCATATGTTTTTCCTAAATTATCTTATTCACGTAATTGGGAAAAATCAATCGGGCATCCTAATAAGCaaatataaattacatataCTGGATTCAAATTCAGACAAAGTGAGAGTAATGgttatgattaaaaataaaaataaaaaggggGAAAAATTGAGAGTAAATTCTGAACCCTCTTCTTTCTATGAATCTTAGCTTGTTTAACTCTTAGAccacaattatatatatgtggaTAACTGTATTACAAACCAGCCAAAGTGATACTGAAAGATATCCAAAGATCGCGGCGGCGGAAATGGGAATATAGAAAATTACGACGTAGCAAAGGCCAAGAGGCTTGTTGGAATGGTGAATGAGCTATTTGATGAagacaaataattaaatatataatgaggATTGATGAATAATTTCTTATTGATGAATAATTTTTGGCAAATAAGAAATTATTCATCAATCCTCattgtatatttaattatttgccAAAAATTATTCATCAATCCTcgtcaaaaatttgtgtgagacagaTCTCACAGGTCgcattttgtgagacggatattttatttgagtcattcatgaaaaattattactttttatgctaattaagagtattaatttttattgtgaatataagtagggttgatccgtctcacagaaaAAATTCGTGATATCGTTTCACGAAAGAACTTGCAATTTACTGATATTTCATATCAGACACTGCcacatgttttttaaaatataaattaattaatctttctACAAAATTCTTAATGCCACATCACTATCCgccattaaattttaatatacaaaTTCTACTTTGAAATTATCGTTCTCTTTAACTCATGAGTCATCACTATCTTCCATCCACAAActcatatttaataaatatggaCTAAATAGATTAAACTATTTAATGATATAGGTGTATATCAAGATTTTTATATCCaattttttcttataaaaaaatagtGATATATggatagaaaattttttttaaaaaaattctaaataatCCAATTCAAGATATTTAACTActggattttaattttatttcttccttatatttgaaataattttttgaaaaaaaattatatttgagatAGGTCGCTTAGAGTGAAAATAACGTAGAGAAAGTTAGATAATGACATCACTATCTACCTTATTAGTAGTATTCAACTACCCTTTTCGTTTGATATTGCTGTATCATTTGCTAACACCAACTCCATTTTCCTTCAACAAATCAAACGAACAAGAATTAGAATACTCGATTAAAACttggaaatcaagaaaaatgtcAATCCTAGGCAGCAGCAACATGAACAAACCTCTGTTCCACGAATTCAAGAAACAGGCTTCTTTCTATCTTAAGGAGAAGATCAAGACTGCCCGATTGGCGTTGACCGATGTCACACCAGCCCAACTGTAATCCCCCTGATTGATTTATTAGTTTTTAACTTTTTTGCGCAAGAAAATCTGTATCAGGAACACTTTACTTGCTTCCATGTGATATTTCTTTGTTAAAGTTTGAAACTTTTCATAATGGAAGTGAAGGGCAACCAGAGGTATCGGGAAGAAGCCATGTGATGGTATAAAATTCTTCATCCAATATTTCTTGTTCTGAGAAATGAAATAAAGGGCCAACCAGAAAATTTGACGGGAATAGGAAAAAAATAGCATAGATTTCTTTATTCACGGAACTAAAAGTCTAAAAGTTTGAAGTTCTCAGTACTAAAAGAACTGATGagattcttttgtttttgtctGAAGGCTGATGGAAGAAGCTACAAATGGGGATCCGGGCGCGCCTGATGCCCGAACCCTGAAGATGATTTCCAGATCAGCTTTTGAAGTTGATGATTATTGGAGAATTGTGGAGATTCTGCACAAGAGGTTCGTTTGGATTGTGTGCATGAATATTTTCTAATTGATGTTTGGTGCaactttttttaatttagtttttgaattttttttttgtgattcagGTTGGTGAGATTTGAGAGGAGATTTTGGAGGGAATCATACAAAGCTGTGGTTGTGTTAGAATATTTGATGACTCATGGTCCTGAAAGTGTTGCAGAAGAGTTTCAAACAGACAGAGATGTTATTAAAGAAATGGAGAACTTTCAACATATTGATGAGAAAGGGTACATCATTCATTTCATGCAAATTATTTGCCACTTTTTTTTTGTGCATTGGTTTGACAAACGTTACAGACATAATTATCAATGTAAGAGATAAAAACTATAGAAAAACTACAAGTATGCTGCATCTGGAAGCATGAGTTGAATTATAgaaatttcttaaatttttttttttgttttttcttggaTATCATACACTGAAAAATTGCTTGTTTGTGTAGTTTTAATTGGGGCCTAACAGTGAGGAAGAAAGCTGAAAGGGTATTGAAGCTTCTTGAAAAACGGCCTCTTCTCAAAGAAGAAAGAGACAGGGCAAGAAAAATTTCAAGAGGGATTCAAGGGTTTGGTAGCTTTTGCCACAGAACCTCATCAGGACAAGGAACTCTGCAAGAATCATCATCACTAAAAACATTTGATAGATGCAATTCCCAGTACAATGATCATGCCAATCAAGAGGATTTCTTTCACGAAGAAGCAGAAACAGAAGGAAAACCAGAGCAGCCGCGAGTCAATCCAAGAACAGAGAGTTTCACCTCAGAAAACATCCC
Proteins encoded:
- the LOC140958862 gene encoding ENTH domain-containing protein C794.11c isoform X2, with the translated sequence MEEATNGDPGAPDARTLKMISRSAFEVDDYWRIVEILHKRLVRFERRFWRESYKAVVVLEYLMTHGPESVAEEFQTDRDVIKEMENFQHIDEKGFNWGLTVRKKAERVLKLLEKRPLLKEERDRARKISRGIQGFGSFCHRTSSGQGTLQESSSLKTFDRCNSQYNDHANQEDFFHEEAETEGKPEQPRVNPRTESFTSENIPTRGDSKENMAPDQGILLRELSEESWFLKGESNPLLDDKKDESRSNVLMQDHHPFDDAEHPTTVSLL
- the LOC140958862 gene encoding ENTH domain-containing protein C794.11c isoform X1, whose translation is MSILGSSNMNKPLFHEFKKQASFYLKEKIKTARLALTDVTPAQLLMEEATNGDPGAPDARTLKMISRSAFEVDDYWRIVEILHKRLVRFERRFWRESYKAVVVLEYLMTHGPESVAEEFQTDRDVIKEMENFQHIDEKGFNWGLTVRKKAERVLKLLEKRPLLKEERDRARKISRGIQGFGSFCHRTSSGQGTLQESSSLKTFDRCNSQYNDHANQEDFFHEEAETEGKPEQPRVNPRTESFTSENIPTRGDSKENMAPDQGILLRELSEESWFLKGESNPLLDDKKDESRSNVLMQDHHPFDDAEHPTTVSLL